The Myxocyprinus asiaticus isolate MX2 ecotype Aquarium Trade chromosome 31, UBuf_Myxa_2, whole genome shotgun sequence genome has a segment encoding these proteins:
- the si:ch211-137a8.2 gene encoding nesprin-2, whose protein sequence is MLGEMSLKTSHHGNTRVSPRGSDEDREERQTYVVDMNSQTRVGQYLQSPESCFQERHLQLQDDLNVSNEGSSVGDLSQDVSFSLESCVKLEKRWMLWYQFMKEHSCLDDWLQLAEKKAASPNSSHVLYVMAKEELQKYESLRAEARIRLSQVDSLTQRSRTLVGLFRGAMGARLVEMTKDCGQRWDQLSNTVDTVCRRLKHFVCQREDFERQREEMAVWLADMDLRLTEVEHFSGKDTCSKMHQLQGFQEAVGESAGRLNDLLQCGEELIQRSEPADAQAIESQLQELLFHCNRVFQGLGHLHTRLLSMRLVFEEDWALGAPDSGCPSESVLDDDYFVDHAMAPRPQASLHQTSQDHLVLEWDPSVDIGGSMSHDDADSYFTAGVSCTEELAKYPPSRRVYLSHVDFQPDNAAISIKQPGTERSLEHSAPPQTPVPVSRACKPLYPGPFKTSTPETLSPEPVTFDLERISAWLGQSHQLCSKAVQTELVPQPCSSFPSLASREEEEEGVEYEENVLPKRCPHPQQSLHTCSYPHPSMSYDLQHHSYRRHQDPQRLQERLCFPDSLEDNTHTKWSCEPCKPKASSGSSCHRGPWLFGPLKLSEARKASAALLVILCALLVAVMIWPFILHDTPCHWSNTLTRSFHLTLHYKGPPPT, encoded by the exons ATGTTAGGAGAGATGTCACTCAAAACCAGTCACCATGGAAACACCAGAGTTAGCCCCAGAGGAAGTGATGAAGACAGGGAGGAGAGGCAAACATATGTTGTTGATATGAACTCCCAAACACGTGTTGGTCAGTACTTGCAGTCCCCCGAGTCCTGCTTCCAAGAGAGACACTTGCAACTACAAGATGATTTGAATGTCTCTAATGAGGGGTCATCTGTTGGAGACTTAAGCCAAGATGTTTCCTTCTCCCTTGAGAGCTGTGTTAA GTTGGAGAAAAGGTGGATGCTGTGGTATCAGTTCATGAAAGAACATTCCTGCTTGGACGACTGGCTACAGTTAGCTGAGAAAAAAGCTGCGTCCCCTAACTCAAGCCATGTGCTGTATGTTATGGCTAAAGAAGAGTTACAAAAGTATGAG AGCCTTCGTGCTGAGGCCAGAATACGTTTAAGCCAGGTGGACAGCCTGACCCAGAGGAGCCGAACTCTGGTTGGCCTGTTTAGAGGTGCTATGGGTGCACGGCTAGTGGAAATGACTAAGGACTGTGGACAGCGCTGGGACCAGCTCAGCAACACAGTGGACACAGTCTGCCGCAGGTTAAAG cACTTTGTGTGCCAGCGGGAGGATTTTGAGAGGCAGAGGGAAGAGATGGCTGTGTGGCTGGCTGATATGGACCTCAGGCTGACTGAAGTGGAGCACTTCTCAGGCAAAGACACCTGCTCGAAGATGCACCAGCTTCAG GGATTTCAAGAGGCAGTGGGAGAGAGTGCAGGCCGACTGAACGATTTGCTCCAGTGTGGAGAAGAGCTGATCCAGAGGAGCGAACCGGCTGATGCCCAGGCCATCGAGAGCCAGCTGCAGGAACTCCTGTTCCACTGTAATCGTGTCTTTCAGGGCCTGGGCCACCTGCACACACGCCTGCTCAGCATGAGACtg GTTTTTGAGGAGGACTGGGCTCTGGGTGCTCCGGACTCTGGCTGTCCTTCTGAGAGTGTGCTGGATGATGACTATTTTGTAGACCATGCCATGGCACCTCGGCCTCAGGCCTCTCTTCATCAGACCAGCCAAGACCACCTGGTTCTGGAGTGGGACCCTTCAGTTGACATTGGTGGTTCCATGTCCCATGATGATGCAGACTCTTACTTCACCGCAG GTGTGTCTTGCACAGAGGAGCTGGCCAAATATCCTCCAAGCAGGAGAGTCTACTTAAGTCATGTGGACTTTCAACCAGACAATGCTGCTATCAGCATCAAACAGCCA GGCACGGAGAGGAGCTTAGAGCATTCCGCCCCACCCCAGACGCCAGTGCCAG TTAGCAGAGCTTGCAAGCCCCTGTATCCTGGTCCATTTAAGACCTCCACACCTGAAACTCTGTCCCCTGAGCCTGTGACCTTTGACCTTGAGCGCATCAGCGCATGGCTGGGCCAGTCGCACCAACTTTGTTCTAAAGCAGTTCAGACAGAGCTTGTTCCACAG CCCTGCTCCAGTTTTCCGTCTTTGGCAtccagagaggaggaggaggagggagtTGAGTATGAAGAGAATGTGCTCCCCAAGAGGTGCCCCCACCCACAGCAATCTCTGCATACGTGCTCCTATCCCCACCCATCTATGTCATATGACCTCCAGCATCACTCTTATAGACGTCACCAAGACCCACAG AGACTGCAGGAGAGACTTTGTTTCCCTGATTCATTGGAGGACAACACCCATACAAAGTGGAGTTG TGAGCCATGTAAACCAAAGGCCTCTTCTGGCAGCTCGTGTCATAGGGGCCCCTGGCTCTTTGGGCCCCTAAAGCTTTCTGAAGCGCGAAAGGCCTCTGCAGCATTGTTAGTCATCTTGTGTGCCCTTCTGGTAGCTGTTATGATCTGGCCCTTCATATTACACGATACCCCATGCCATTGGTCTAATACCCTAACACGCTCCTTCCACCTGACCCTACATTACAAAGGACCCCCTCCCACCTGA